Proteins encoded within one genomic window of Humulus lupulus chromosome 1, drHumLupu1.1, whole genome shotgun sequence:
- the LOC133797195 gene encoding E3 ubiquitin-protein ligase MBR2 isoform X1, giving the protein MQGTGRSINLFPESVDIVGQGSDSHSGMNQQTSSNTMVPPVESRWSSYATPGELFVNAGNNEVQNFASTSEPTGSGFRNQINDDGIKIEHGRSSYGAQLTVGSMSDEVLFPETSVISLGSNQVRNGHSFLQGSSSSHIHQNMNLNAGFVSNSGNGDQGFEASLGSNLYLSSRMETEQTSSATVSSDIGGTSSGSSGGIVGKSDSSSGTLGNWGLSCKRKALEGTSGQSCSGGSSSSFPQAENSAWQTGAARYNPSSSLRLSAPSCTFPSGSTSDQSDSRTVVTTGTVASDSFPSSNITENPEASRRHFGGESNARSRRESLLFNLASAENSRRSFLRFPHQAPSSAPFSVPLDLRSTAAAINSGASQNQSHTVHVPVLAGSTHAFLWNGASNSRAGSMPTSLALGERGTEVREESNVINMPRTNVEHPMFPSANEIRNLAHDPMLSSLASGNISTSLGIPSSTRMVSSSSSPPLSSSSSPLSTPGWIPHHNPPTQSRQRTLEFAPWSLFPSGDSQPGGRSGHSIPSPPGPSSSSQDTIMSSGRNNQNRHQSLLRSAFMGDRQGEDVLNISNSLRVLSADIEGRRRLISEQIRQVLHAMRRGENLQVEDYMLFDPFVYHGMAEMHDRHRDMRLDVDNMSYEELLALEERIGDVSTGLSEEMVLKLMKQRKYEPISVEVGPDPEPCCICQEEYADGDDVGALDCGHDFHTDCVKQWLMQKNLCPICKTTGLLT; this is encoded by the exons ATGCAAGGAACAGGGAGAAGCATTAATCTGTTTCCAGAAAGTGTTGATATTGTTGGGCAGGGGTCAGATTCACACAGTGGTATGAATCAGCAGACCTCTTCAAATACCATGGTACCTCCTGTAGAAAGTCGGTGGTCCAGTTATGCAACTCCTGGTGAGTTATTTGTAAATGCTGGTAATAATGAAGTACAGAACTTTGCTTCTACGAGTGAACCTACTGGATCTGGTTTTCGAAACCAGATCAATGATGATGGGATTAAAATAGAACATGGTAGGTCTTCATATGGTGCTCAACTCACAGTTGGTTCAATGTCTGACGAAGTCCTTTTTCCCGAGACTTCTGTCATTAGTCTTGGTAGTAATCAGGTAAGAAATGGGCATTCCTTCTTGCAAGGTTCTAGCTCTAGTCATATCCATcaaaatatgaatttaaatgcaGGATTTGTTAGCAATAGTGGTAACGGTGATCAGGGATTTGAAGCTAGTTTAGGCTCAAATCTCTACTTGTCAAGCAGAATGGAAACGGAGCAGACATCTAGTGCTACTGTTTCATCTGATATTGGTGGAACCTCATCTGGAAGCTCTGGTGGTATTGTGGGAAAAAGTGATAGTAGCTCAGGTACTCTCGGCAACTGGGGTTTATCCTGCAAGAGAAAGGCTCTTGAAGGTACTTCGGGTCAGTCATGTTCTGGGGGAAGTTCTAGCTCTTTTCCGCAAGCTGAAAATTCTGCATGGCAAACTGGTGCTGCTCGATATAATCCTTCTAGCAGTTTACGTTTATCTGCACCGTCATGTACTTTTCCTAGTGGGAGTACTTCTGATCAGAGTGACTCAAGAACTGTAGTCACTACAGGAACAGTGGCTTCTGATTCCTTTCCTTCTTCAAATATTACAGAAAATCCAGAAGCTTCACGAAGGCATTTTGGTGGTGAGTCTAATGCTAGGTCTCGACGTGAGTCTTTACTATTCAATTTAGCCTCTGCAGAAAACTCCAGGCGGTCTTTTCTGCGCTTTCCTCATCAAGCTCCTAGTTCTGCCCCATTCAGTGTACCCTTGGACTTGAGATCAACTGCAGCAGCAATCAATTCAGGTGCTTCACAAAACCAGTCTCACACTGTGCATGTCCCTGTATTGGCAGGAAGTACACATGCTTTTCTTTGGAATGGGGCTTCTAATTCTAGAGCGGGAAGCATGCCAACTTCTTTAGCACTTGGAGAAAGAGGTACAGAAGTGCGAGAAGAATCAAACGTAATAAACATGCCAAGAACTAATGTAGAACATCCCATGTTTCCATCTGCAAATGAAATAAGAAATTTAGCACATGATCCAATGCTTTCAAGTTTGGCCTCTGGAAACATAAGCACTTCTCTTGGTATTCCTTCTTCTACAAGGATGGTCTCCTCTTCCAGCAGTCCTCCTTTATCCTCTTCCAGCAGTCCTTTATCTACACCTGGGTGGATCCCTCATCACAATCCTCCAACGCAAAGCCGTCAAAGAACATTGGAATTTGCACCTTGGTCTCTGTTTCCATCTGGTGATTCTCAACCTGGAGGTCGCAGTGGTCATTCTATCCCATCACCTCCTGGACCTTCATCTTCTTCACAGGACACAATAATGTCTTCTGGGCGTAATAACCAAAACCGTCATCAATCATTACTTAGGTCAGCATTCATGGGAGACAGACAAGGTGAAGATGTTCTTAATATTTCTAATTCACTGCGGGTTTTATCTGCTGACATTGAAGGGAGACGTCGACTGATATCTGAG CAGATTCGTCAAGTCTTGCATGCTATGCGTAGGGGAGAAAACTTACAAGTTGAg GATTATATGCTTTTTGACCCGTTCGTATATCATGGTATGGCTGAAATGCACGACAGGCACAGAGATATGCGCTTGGATGTTGATAACATGTCCTATGAG GAACTTTTGGCTCTGGAGGAACGCATAGGAGATGTTAGCACGGGACTGAGTGAGGAGATGGTTTTGAAGTTAATGAAACAGCGCAAATATGAACCTATTTCAGTAGAAGTTGGACCAGATCCCGAACCATGCTGCATCTGCCAG GAGGAATATGCTGATGGAGATGATGTTGGAGCCCTCGACTGTGGACATGATTTCCATACTGACTGTGTCAAACAATGGCTTATGCAGAAGAACCTGTGTCCTATCTGTAAAACAACAGGCTTGCTAACGTGA
- the LOC133797195 gene encoding E3 ubiquitin-protein ligase MBR2 isoform X2, translated as MQGTGRSINLFPESVDIVGQGSDSHSGMNQQTSSNTMVPPVESRWSSYATPGELFVNAGNNEVQNFASTSEPTGSGFRNQINDDGIKIEHGRSSYGAQLTVGSMSDEVLFPETSVISLGSNQVRNGHSFLQGSSSSHIHQNMNLNAGFVSNSGNGDQGFEASLGSNLYLSSRMETEQTSSATVSSDIGGTSSGSSGGIVGKSDSSSGTLGNWGLSCKRKALEGTSGQSCSGGSSSSFPQAENSAWQTGAARYNPSSSLRLSAPSCTFPSGSTSDQSDSRTVVTTGTVASDSFPSSNITENPEASRRHFGGESNARSRRESLLFNLASAENSRRSFLRFPHQAPSSAPFSVPLDLRSTAAAINSGASQNQSHTVHVPVLAGSTHAFLWNGASNSRAGSMPTSLALGERGTEVREESNVINMPRTNVEHPMFPSANEIRNLAHDPMLSSLASGNISTSLGIPSSTRMVSSSSSPPLSSSSSPLSTPGWIPHHNPPTQSRQRTLEFAPWSLFPSGDSQPGGRSGHSIPSPPGPSSSSQDTIMSSGRNNQNRHQSLLRSAFMGDRQGEDVLNISNSLRVLSADIEGRRRLISEIRQVLHAMRRGENLQVEDYMLFDPFVYHGMAEMHDRHRDMRLDVDNMSYEELLALEERIGDVSTGLSEEMVLKLMKQRKYEPISVEVGPDPEPCCICQEEYADGDDVGALDCGHDFHTDCVKQWLMQKNLCPICKTTGLLT; from the exons ATGCAAGGAACAGGGAGAAGCATTAATCTGTTTCCAGAAAGTGTTGATATTGTTGGGCAGGGGTCAGATTCACACAGTGGTATGAATCAGCAGACCTCTTCAAATACCATGGTACCTCCTGTAGAAAGTCGGTGGTCCAGTTATGCAACTCCTGGTGAGTTATTTGTAAATGCTGGTAATAATGAAGTACAGAACTTTGCTTCTACGAGTGAACCTACTGGATCTGGTTTTCGAAACCAGATCAATGATGATGGGATTAAAATAGAACATGGTAGGTCTTCATATGGTGCTCAACTCACAGTTGGTTCAATGTCTGACGAAGTCCTTTTTCCCGAGACTTCTGTCATTAGTCTTGGTAGTAATCAGGTAAGAAATGGGCATTCCTTCTTGCAAGGTTCTAGCTCTAGTCATATCCATcaaaatatgaatttaaatgcaGGATTTGTTAGCAATAGTGGTAACGGTGATCAGGGATTTGAAGCTAGTTTAGGCTCAAATCTCTACTTGTCAAGCAGAATGGAAACGGAGCAGACATCTAGTGCTACTGTTTCATCTGATATTGGTGGAACCTCATCTGGAAGCTCTGGTGGTATTGTGGGAAAAAGTGATAGTAGCTCAGGTACTCTCGGCAACTGGGGTTTATCCTGCAAGAGAAAGGCTCTTGAAGGTACTTCGGGTCAGTCATGTTCTGGGGGAAGTTCTAGCTCTTTTCCGCAAGCTGAAAATTCTGCATGGCAAACTGGTGCTGCTCGATATAATCCTTCTAGCAGTTTACGTTTATCTGCACCGTCATGTACTTTTCCTAGTGGGAGTACTTCTGATCAGAGTGACTCAAGAACTGTAGTCACTACAGGAACAGTGGCTTCTGATTCCTTTCCTTCTTCAAATATTACAGAAAATCCAGAAGCTTCACGAAGGCATTTTGGTGGTGAGTCTAATGCTAGGTCTCGACGTGAGTCTTTACTATTCAATTTAGCCTCTGCAGAAAACTCCAGGCGGTCTTTTCTGCGCTTTCCTCATCAAGCTCCTAGTTCTGCCCCATTCAGTGTACCCTTGGACTTGAGATCAACTGCAGCAGCAATCAATTCAGGTGCTTCACAAAACCAGTCTCACACTGTGCATGTCCCTGTATTGGCAGGAAGTACACATGCTTTTCTTTGGAATGGGGCTTCTAATTCTAGAGCGGGAAGCATGCCAACTTCTTTAGCACTTGGAGAAAGAGGTACAGAAGTGCGAGAAGAATCAAACGTAATAAACATGCCAAGAACTAATGTAGAACATCCCATGTTTCCATCTGCAAATGAAATAAGAAATTTAGCACATGATCCAATGCTTTCAAGTTTGGCCTCTGGAAACATAAGCACTTCTCTTGGTATTCCTTCTTCTACAAGGATGGTCTCCTCTTCCAGCAGTCCTCCTTTATCCTCTTCCAGCAGTCCTTTATCTACACCTGGGTGGATCCCTCATCACAATCCTCCAACGCAAAGCCGTCAAAGAACATTGGAATTTGCACCTTGGTCTCTGTTTCCATCTGGTGATTCTCAACCTGGAGGTCGCAGTGGTCATTCTATCCCATCACCTCCTGGACCTTCATCTTCTTCACAGGACACAATAATGTCTTCTGGGCGTAATAACCAAAACCGTCATCAATCATTACTTAGGTCAGCATTCATGGGAGACAGACAAGGTGAAGATGTTCTTAATATTTCTAATTCACTGCGGGTTTTATCTGCTGACATTGAAGGGAGACGTCGACTGATATCTGAG ATTCGTCAAGTCTTGCATGCTATGCGTAGGGGAGAAAACTTACAAGTTGAg GATTATATGCTTTTTGACCCGTTCGTATATCATGGTATGGCTGAAATGCACGACAGGCACAGAGATATGCGCTTGGATGTTGATAACATGTCCTATGAG GAACTTTTGGCTCTGGAGGAACGCATAGGAGATGTTAGCACGGGACTGAGTGAGGAGATGGTTTTGAAGTTAATGAAACAGCGCAAATATGAACCTATTTCAGTAGAAGTTGGACCAGATCCCGAACCATGCTGCATCTGCCAG GAGGAATATGCTGATGGAGATGATGTTGGAGCCCTCGACTGTGGACATGATTTCCATACTGACTGTGTCAAACAATGGCTTATGCAGAAGAACCTGTGTCCTATCTGTAAAACAACAGGCTTGCTAACGTGA